In the Candidatus Omnitrophota bacterium genome, one interval contains:
- a CDS encoding MFS transporter, with protein sequence MPPSSEQVRKSLRASLWDGVFTSGMVGFTQDYFIPFLLLLGAPAKYVALLSSLPNFVAALVQLKSPDITEHCGSRKKIINLFVFLQAAVLLPMAFTAFCGGTHPMAFILMVTVFTAAGAFATPAWGSLMSDLVPEKKRGEYFGWRNKILGFVVVGMSFTAGAVLHEIDKINIFYGFAAIYACASLFRFVSWYFLTRMYEPPQQHRKEHYFNIVMFLARIRESNFAKFVLFVAMLNFSVNLASPFFPVLMLRELHFNYLLFSVVTVSATLTIYLLMGRWGRLADQVGNLKVLRFTAPIIAMIPFWWIINRHPAFLIVAQIVSGFAWAGFNLCASNFIYDAVTPEKRTRCIAYFNVLNGLALCAGALLGGFLLDRLPPLMGYKILALFAVSGCLRMAVALLMPPLIKEVRTVQKISSERLFFSMIGMRPLLGIERKTIQYEG encoded by the coding sequence ATGCCCCCTTCCAGCGAGCAGGTCCGAAAAAGCTTACGCGCGTCGCTTTGGGACGGCGTGTTTACCAGCGGCATGGTGGGCTTCACCCAGGATTACTTTATCCCGTTTTTGCTGCTGCTGGGGGCCCCTGCCAAGTATGTCGCTCTCTTGAGCTCTCTCCCGAATTTTGTCGCGGCCCTGGTCCAGCTTAAAAGTCCCGACATCACCGAGCATTGCGGTTCCCGCAAGAAAATCATCAACCTGTTCGTTTTTTTGCAGGCCGCTGTCCTGTTGCCGATGGCGTTTACGGCTTTCTGCGGCGGGACTCACCCGATGGCCTTCATCCTGATGGTCACGGTCTTCACAGCCGCCGGCGCGTTTGCCACGCCGGCCTGGGGCAGCCTGATGTCGGACCTGGTCCCGGAGAAAAAACGGGGGGAATATTTCGGCTGGAGGAACAAGATCCTGGGGTTTGTGGTGGTGGGGATGAGTTTTACCGCCGGAGCCGTCCTTCACGAAATCGACAAGATCAATATTTTCTACGGTTTTGCCGCGATTTACGCGTGCGCCAGCCTGTTCCGGTTTGTCTCGTGGTATTTCCTGACGCGGATGTACGAGCCGCCCCAGCAGCACCGCAAGGAGCATTATTTCAATATCGTCATGTTCCTGGCCAGGATCCGGGAAAGCAATTTCGCGAAGTTCGTGCTGTTTGTGGCCATGCTCAATTTCTCGGTGAATCTCGCGTCCCCGTTTTTCCCGGTTCTGATGCTGCGAGAACTCCATTTCAATTATCTGCTGTTCTCGGTGGTGACCGTTTCCGCCACGCTGACCATCTATCTCCTGATGGGGCGGTGGGGGCGCCTCGCCGACCAGGTCGGCAACCTCAAGGTCCTCCGGTTCACGGCGCCCATCATCGCGATGATCCCGTTCTGGTGGATCATTAACCGGCATCCGGCTTTTTTGATCGTGGCCCAGATCGTTTCCGGCTTTGCCTGGGCCGGATTCAACCTCTGCGCGTCAAACTTCATCTATGACGCGGTCACGCCTGAGAAGAGGACTCGCTGCATCGCTTATTTTAACGTGCTCAACGGGCTGGCGCTTTGCGCCGGGGCTTTGCTGGGAGGTTTTCTGCTGGACCGGCTGCCGCCTTTGATGGGTTATAAAATTCTGGCGTTGTTCGCCGTCTCCGGCTGCCTGCGCATGGCCGTCGCCCTTTTGATGCCGCCTTTGATCAAGGAAGTCCGGACCGTTCAGAAAATCTCCAGCGAACGGCTGTTCTTCAGCATGATCGGCATGCGGCCGCTTTTGGGCATTGAGCGAAAGACGATCCAGTACGAGGGATAG
- a CDS encoding LOG family protein encodes MTTPKTGSPSPSKFQKSYENVNFLKSAQARLIRVLCEMIEPEARFRQHKIRDTVVMFGSARTLPKEIAQQKLKQVEALAAERRNPSAEIKQQVEDAKSAVKLSRYYDDAVKLAEKITRWSNDLADPCYRFIVCSGGGPGIMEAANRGAHQAGGPTIGLNISLPFEQVPNPYQTRDISFEFHYFFIRKFWFFYMAKALIVFPGGFGTLDEFFELLTIVQTKKSKKYMPIVLYGKDYWNDILDFQAMQRWGVISKEDLDLFRVFDDVDSAFKYLTEELTRLYLKKKA; translated from the coding sequence ATGACCACGCCCAAAACCGGCAGTCCTTCCCCTTCCAAATTCCAGAAATCCTATGAAAACGTCAACTTCCTAAAAAGCGCTCAGGCCCGGCTGATCCGGGTCCTGTGCGAAATGATCGAGCCCGAGGCCAGGTTCCGGCAGCACAAGATCAGGGACACGGTCGTCATGTTCGGCTCGGCCCGGACCCTTCCGAAGGAGATCGCCCAGCAAAAACTGAAACAGGTCGAAGCCCTGGCCGCGGAACGCCGGAACCCCTCTGCCGAGATCAAACAGCAGGTGGAAGACGCTAAAAGCGCGGTCAAGCTGTCACGCTATTATGATGACGCTGTGAAACTTGCGGAGAAGATCACGCGGTGGTCCAACGATCTGGCCGACCCCTGCTACCGCTTCATCGTCTGCTCCGGCGGCGGACCGGGCATCATGGAGGCCGCCAACCGGGGCGCCCACCAGGCCGGCGGTCCGACGATCGGGCTCAACATCAGCCTCCCCTTCGAGCAGGTCCCCAACCCTTACCAGACCAGGGACATCTCCTTTGAGTTCCACTACTTTTTCATCCGCAAATTCTGGTTCTTCTATATGGCCAAGGCCCTCATCGTTTTTCCAGGCGGGTTCGGAACCCTGGACGAATTTTTTGAACTGCTGACCATCGTGCAGACCAAAAAATCCAAAAAATACATGCCGATCGTTCTCTACGGGAAAGATTACTGGAATGACATCCTGGACTTCCAGGCCATGCAGAGGTGGGGCGTGATCAGTAAAGAAGACCTGGATTTGTTCCGCGTCTTTGACGACGTGGATTCCGCGTTCAAATACCTCACGGAAGAATTGACCCGCCTGTATCTCAAGAAGAAGGCTTGA
- a CDS encoding AsmA family protein, protein MKILKMIGVMAVVLVLILCLGAVAFIKTLNVNKYKPQIVSALSGALGRDVDFRNAGLEISWRGGVRLRIQDLAIREEAGVAEGDFLRVKEIFLSLDVAAYLLQKEIKAQDIDIQGFQLILARRPNGMLNVQTIGQKPGAPSPASAVSPAGSPPAAAPSKSAEIPAIHVHKIGLEGGTIVLMDQTSDPALTVEVSRIDLTIREFSTDKPFDVSFQAAVWSELPNISVNGTLALDLARQRVEAPSLKLSLNFSSMNVEKINSALKFFKGAPLAETLGGVLEVELKNVAAGTGGIEKMFGDILLKQGQARIKDPVSGLALDVPDINLSIMNFSLAEPFRFVLKMACLSSQSNVTWEGKAMVDLESGKADIKDATLTTDLSSISLEKLRASSPALKDMKLPDILQGKAVVTLHEAGVGAQGLESLNLDAALTEGRVVIKDASPGVTLDVSLLDASVKHLTLENKPFAFKVSSAVWGKLPSVTADGYLRLDTAAQKVLLEDSKVNVDLSQISMDQVKSSVAALKDVPLPENLRGQLRLSIKNLAAGPQGIGEVLASGELFSGSVKLPQLAVPVENIKAKFNAADNDLTIDDMSAAIGKKGTVTAKATVKDFLGAQNFHLEAQAKAVRIEEVMDQSKQPVKAEGAVFATVKADGSNLSSPDMLKAVTAEAQAEVRGGRLKDLNVLKAVLDAAGVVPGMSEKLEASLPEEYKAKLQNKDTEISRAQLSATMKDGQVSIAPLDAEADGFLFKGQGTADVAQSYAIDGSVLVANDLSMAMAGVVPELQYFYNDRQEIAFLLKFWGQGPQFKFSVDIKAVTKNAIMNKGKEEFRKVLDKVLGTEEENPQTAPEGGQPRQPANTEKRPEEQILEGILDSIFK, encoded by the coding sequence ATGAAAATTTTGAAGATGATCGGCGTGATGGCCGTTGTTTTGGTCTTGATCCTCTGTCTCGGGGCCGTGGCCTTCATCAAGACGCTGAATGTCAATAAATACAAACCGCAGATCGTTTCCGCCCTGTCCGGCGCGCTGGGCCGGGACGTGGATTTCCGCAACGCTGGTCTGGAGATCTCCTGGCGGGGCGGGGTCCGGCTCCGGATCCAGGACCTGGCGATCCGAGAGGAAGCAGGTGTCGCCGAGGGGGATTTCCTCCGCGTCAAAGAGATCTTTTTGAGCCTGGACGTTGCCGCGTATCTTCTGCAAAAAGAGATCAAGGCGCAGGACATTGATATCCAGGGCTTCCAGCTGATCCTCGCCCGCCGTCCTAACGGGATGTTGAACGTTCAGACCATCGGCCAGAAGCCGGGCGCGCCTTCTCCGGCATCTGCCGTTTCCCCGGCCGGAAGCCCTCCGGCGGCTGCGCCCTCAAAATCCGCGGAAATCCCTGCGATCCACGTCCATAAGATCGGGCTTGAGGGCGGGACCATCGTCCTGATGGACCAAACCTCCGACCCGGCGCTGACCGTTGAGGTTTCCCGGATCGACCTGACGATCCGTGAATTTTCCACCGACAAGCCGTTTGACGTGTCCTTCCAGGCTGCGGTCTGGAGCGAACTGCCGAATATTTCGGTCAACGGCACGCTGGCTTTGGACCTCGCCCGGCAAAGGGTGGAAGCGCCGTCGTTGAAATTGTCCTTAAACTTTTCCTCGATGAATGTGGAGAAGATCAACAGCGCCTTAAAATTTTTTAAAGGGGCGCCGCTGGCGGAAACTCTGGGCGGGGTGCTGGAGGTGGAGCTGAAGAATGTCGCGGCCGGGACCGGAGGGATTGAAAAAATGTTCGGCGACATCCTTCTCAAACAGGGCCAGGCCAGGATCAAAGATCCTGTTTCGGGGCTGGCCCTGGATGTCCCCGACATCAATCTCTCGATCATGAATTTTTCTTTGGCGGAACCGTTCCGGTTTGTATTAAAAATGGCCTGCCTGTCCAGCCAATCCAATGTCACCTGGGAAGGCAAGGCCATGGTGGACCTTGAATCCGGGAAAGCGGACATCAAGGACGCGACGTTGACCACAGACCTGTCGTCCATTTCTTTGGAAAAATTGCGGGCTTCCTCGCCCGCGCTGAAAGATATGAAACTTCCGGACATTCTGCAGGGCAAGGCGGTCGTTACCCTGCATGAGGCCGGGGTCGGCGCCCAAGGGCTGGAATCCTTGAACCTGGACGCCGCCCTCACGGAAGGACGGGTGGTCATTAAAGACGCGTCTCCGGGGGTCACATTGGATGTTTCCCTTTTAGATGCGAGCGTGAAGCATTTGACCCTTGAGAATAAGCCGTTCGCGTTCAAAGTGTCCTCGGCCGTTTGGGGAAAACTGCCCAGCGTCACCGCCGACGGATATTTGCGGCTGGACACGGCGGCTCAAAAAGTTTTGCTGGAGGACTCGAAGGTCAACGTGGACCTGTCCCAAATTTCCATGGACCAGGTGAAATCTTCGGTCGCGGCCCTGAAAGACGTCCCTTTGCCGGAAAACCTCCGGGGGCAGCTCCGCTTGAGCATCAAAAATCTGGCCGCGGGGCCGCAAGGGATCGGGGAGGTATTGGCCAGCGGGGAACTTTTCAGCGGGTCTGTGAAGTTGCCCCAGCTCGCCGTGCCGGTTGAGAACATCAAAGCGAAATTCAATGCCGCGGACAACGATTTGACCATCGATGACATGTCGGCCGCCATCGGGAAAAAGGGGACCGTCACGGCCAAGGCCACGGTCAAGGATTTCCTGGGTGCGCAGAATTTTCATCTGGAGGCCCAGGCCAAGGCGGTCCGGATCGAGGAGGTCATGGACCAGTCCAAGCAGCCGGTCAAGGCCGAGGGCGCGGTGTTTGCCACTGTCAAGGCCGACGGTTCAAATTTGAGTTCCCCGGACATGCTCAAGGCCGTCACGGCCGAGGCCCAGGCCGAGGTGAGGGGCGGCCGGCTGAAGGATCTGAATGTGCTCAAGGCCGTGCTGGATGCCGCCGGGGTGGTGCCGGGCATGTCCGAAAAACTGGAGGCGTCCCTGCCCGAAGAATATAAGGCCAAATTGCAGAACAAGGACACGGAGATCTCCCGGGCGCAGTTGTCGGCGACGATGAAGGACGGCCAGGTCTCGATCGCTCCTCTGGATGCCGAGGCCGACGGATTTTTGTTCAAGGGGCAGGGCACGGCGGACGTCGCGCAATCCTACGCGATCGACGGTTCGGTCCTGGTGGCCAATGATTTATCGATGGCCATGGCGGGCGTTGTCCCGGAGCTTCAATATTTCTACAATGACCGGCAGGAAATTGCGTTTCTCCTGAAATTCTGGGGCCAGGGGCCGCAGTTCAAGTTTTCCGTGGACATCAAGGCGGTCACCAAGAACGCGATCATGAACAAGGGGAAAGAAGAATTCCGGAAAGTTTTGGACAAAGTGCTGGGGACGGAAGAGGAGAACCCCCAAACGGCCCCGGAGGGGGGGCAGCCCCGGCAGCCGGCAAACACGGAAAAACGCCCTGAAGAGCAGATCCTTGAGGGGATATTGGATTCCATTTTCAAGTAG
- a CDS encoding CoA-binding protein gives MNVAVIGASDKTDRYSYKAVKLAQEKGHRVYPVHQRIKQIEGLSVYLSIRDIVDPIDTVSLYVAADISTKIGEDILAKKPRRIIFNPGAENAELEARARGQGILTLNACTLVMLNTGQF, from the coding sequence ATGAACGTCGCGGTCATCGGCGCGTCGGACAAAACCGACCGATATTCGTACAAGGCCGTCAAGCTTGCGCAGGAGAAGGGGCACCGGGTCTATCCGGTTCACCAGAGGATCAAGCAGATCGAGGGTTTGTCCGTGTATCTTTCCATCCGCGATATTGTGGACCCGATTGACACGGTGTCGCTCTATGTCGCGGCCGACATATCGACGAAAATCGGCGAGGACATCCTGGCTAAAAAACCGCGCCGGATCATTTTTAACCCGGGCGCGGAAAATGCCGAGCTCGAGGCCAGGGCCCGCGGTCAGGGCATCCTGACGCTCAATGCCTGCACCCTGGTGATGTTGAATACAGGACAATTCTGA
- a CDS encoding trypsin-like peptidase domain-containing protein, whose protein sequence is MMRYSLFFILFLSLCAPSPAAAADNPVSDLFRSNVDSIVLVGSVQKRKKDNRSGSGFFVSEDGLILTNYHLIQNARKIAVKTSDGHVHTKVAVAQVDPERDIALLKIPGRGFPAVQLGNSQGLEIGQRVVTIGNPQGLEQTVADGLVSAWRDVDDELRLIQISVPLSGGSSGGPLFDLEGRAVGVATASLSGGQNLNFAVPINYAKPLIRRAQSADDFEFYVVQPKDTLFSLSRRFRTTVNEIMALNRLANAQIYTGQKIKIPQGD, encoded by the coding sequence ATGATGCGATACTCTTTATTTTTTATTTTATTTCTTTCCCTTTGCGCCCCTTCTCCGGCCGCTGCCGCGGACAACCCGGTCTCTGATCTTTTTCGGAGCAATGTGGATTCGATCGTGCTGGTCGGGTCTGTCCAGAAACGAAAAAAGGACAACCGCTCCGGCAGCGGATTTTTTGTCAGCGAAGACGGGCTGATTTTAACAAACTATCATTTGATCCAGAACGCGCGCAAGATCGCCGTGAAGACCAGCGACGGCCATGTTCACACCAAGGTCGCGGTCGCCCAGGTGGACCCGGAAAGGGACATCGCTCTCCTGAAGATTCCCGGGCGCGGGTTCCCGGCCGTGCAGTTGGGCAATAGCCAGGGACTGGAGATCGGACAGCGGGTGGTGACCATCGGCAATCCCCAGGGGTTGGAGCAGACCGTGGCCGACGGCCTGGTGAGCGCCTGGAGGGACGTGGACGACGAGCTGCGGCTCATCCAGATCAGCGTGCCGCTTTCCGGCGGAAGCAGCGGCGGGCCCTTGTTCGACCTGGAGGGCCGGGCCGTGGGTGTGGCCACGGCGTCGCTGTCCGGCGGGCAGAACCTGAATTTTGCCGTCCCCATCAATTACGCGAAACCGTTGATCCGCCGGGCCCAGTCGGCGGACGATTTTGAGTTTTACGTCGTCCAGCCCAAGGACACGCTGTTCAGCCTGTCCCGCCGTTTCCGGACCACGGTCAACGAGATCATGGCCTTGAACCGCCTGGCGAACGCGCAGATCTATACCGGACAGAAGATCAAAATCCCCCAGGGCGACTGA
- the radC gene encoding DNA repair protein RadC has product MDTSAPGTSIRHWPEQDRPREKLFRLGEQKLSDSELLAILLNSGGRGFSALDLSRRVLARFKSFRNMAGLDAGECQDIRGLGMTKIARIRAAIEIGRRFRSEASDGRPLKIGSSREAAEVLMPRMRDLKKEVFTVIFLNSRHRVIEMADVEEGTVNSAAPMVREIFQLALQRFAVSLICAHNHPSGDITPSAQDREFTLKIRAAGEALGVKVLDHIIVGDNAYYSFADEGGV; this is encoded by the coding sequence ATGGACACATCCGCACCCGGCACATCCATCCGTCACTGGCCCGAACAGGACCGACCCCGGGAGAAACTTTTCCGCCTGGGAGAACAAAAACTCTCCGATTCCGAACTGCTGGCCATCCTGTTGAATTCCGGCGGGCGGGGGTTCAGCGCGCTGGACCTGTCCCGCCGGGTCCTGGCTCGCTTTAAGTCGTTCCGGAACATGGCCGGCCTGGACGCGGGGGAGTGCCAGGATATCCGCGGCCTGGGGATGACCAAGATCGCGAGGATCCGGGCGGCCATCGAGATCGGCCGCAGGTTCCGCAGTGAGGCGTCCGACGGCCGGCCTCTGAAGATCGGATCGTCCCGGGAAGCGGCCGAGGTCCTCATGCCTCGGATGCGAGACCTGAAAAAGGAGGTCTTCACCGTTATTTTTTTGAACAGCCGGCACCGGGTGATCGAAATGGCCGATGTGGAAGAGGGCACGGTGAACAGCGCCGCGCCGATGGTCCGCGAGATCTTCCAATTGGCGCTCCAGCGGTTCGCCGTGTCCCTCATCTGTGCCCATAACCATCCTTCCGGCGATATCACGCCGAGCGCCCAGGACAGGGAGTTCACGTTAAAGATCCGGGCCGCCGGAGAAGCCCTGGGGGTCAAGGTCCTTGACCACATCATTGTCGGCGACAATGCCTATTACAGTTTTGCGGATGAGGGGGGTGTGTAA
- a CDS encoding M48 family metalloprotease, translating into MEKQKYDTLIHRLQEFAEKNPGGYKVRVLLLGVLGYAYLLFILLFLAAAIAAGSYFLFQNRHGRGLTFQLLIFVGGLAFIVLRSLWIHTPPPWGYYLKREEAPLLFDMLEDICRRLKCPRPDAVVLDGQFNASIYQIPRLGIFGWYKNTLCLGLPLLAAMSPDEFRSVVAHEFGHLASSHGKAGTWIYRIRESWIRLVETLQHQEHFGSFLFAPFFNWYLPFFNAYSFVLARQHEYQADSFAGDIAGRNAAASALSNLAVQGEYIERVFWPSVYGRVTQSDSPPDNVFSDLDRKLEEKAYQEKEKIYLRQAFNLQTHTSDTHPSLRDRLKALGYQVLDAGSLSDLRIKNVRVCAGEEMLGKESWEKMITEFDRKWKEDMAADWKARHEFVQTKLKEIGELDTKAAGGTLRRQDLWKRALLIYDIQGPEHAAAALRDVLKVAPDHREANFRLGLILSDADDPDCVPLLEKAMAINPFYIFTCCGNLVFFHERRGEYGKAKDYDRKMDEMDSAIAKASDERRYQSGMTIEAHGLSDEKVAYIREQLEGFQDDIDRAYLVKKKVKVFPDQPFVILAVKTYSPWFRYRPGGFQEQVAQRLADQIDFDLDRGMAIVVVEDAKCLGAARKISGSLVFRRGKPGKG; encoded by the coding sequence GTGGAAAAACAAAAATACGATACGCTCATCCATCGCCTGCAGGAATTCGCCGAGAAAAATCCCGGGGGATATAAGGTCCGGGTTTTGCTCCTGGGCGTCCTCGGGTATGCCTATCTTCTTTTCATCCTGTTGTTTCTGGCGGCCGCGATCGCGGCGGGGAGCTATTTTCTGTTCCAAAATCGGCATGGCCGCGGCCTCACGTTCCAGCTCCTGATTTTTGTGGGCGGGCTTGCGTTCATTGTCCTGAGGTCCTTGTGGATTCACACGCCGCCGCCCTGGGGATATTACCTGAAACGCGAGGAGGCTCCCCTGCTTTTCGACATGCTGGAGGACATCTGCCGCCGGTTGAAATGCCCCAGGCCCGACGCCGTTGTTCTCGACGGGCAATTCAACGCCAGCATTTACCAGATCCCCCGGCTGGGAATCTTCGGCTGGTATAAAAATACCCTGTGCCTGGGATTGCCGCTGCTTGCGGCCATGTCGCCGGATGAATTCCGCTCGGTGGTCGCCCATGAGTTTGGGCACCTTGCCTCGTCCCACGGGAAGGCGGGAACGTGGATCTACCGGATCCGCGAGTCCTGGATCCGCCTGGTGGAGACCCTCCAGCACCAGGAGCACTTCGGCAGTTTTCTGTTCGCCCCGTTTTTCAACTGGTACCTGCCGTTCTTCAATGCCTATTCGTTTGTCCTGGCCCGCCAGCACGAGTATCAGGCGGATTCCTTTGCCGGGGACATCGCGGGCCGCAATGCCGCGGCCTCAGCCCTGTCCAACCTGGCCGTGCAGGGGGAATACATCGAACGCGTGTTTTGGCCGTCGGTCTACGGCCGCGTCACGCAGTCGGATTCCCCTCCGGACAATGTCTTCTCCGACCTTGACCGGAAGCTGGAGGAAAAGGCCTACCAGGAGAAGGAAAAGATTTATTTGAGGCAGGCCTTCAATCTCCAGACGCACACCTCCGACACCCATCCCAGTTTGCGGGACCGGCTCAAGGCACTGGGATACCAGGTCCTGGACGCCGGATCGCTGTCGGATCTGCGCATCAAGAACGTGCGGGTCTGCGCCGGCGAGGAGATGCTCGGCAAGGAATCCTGGGAGAAGATGATCACGGAATTCGACCGGAAATGGAAAGAGGACATGGCCGCCGACTGGAAGGCCCGGCACGAGTTCGTCCAGACCAAACTCAAGGAGATCGGGGAGCTGGACACGAAAGCCGCGGGCGGGACGCTCCGCCGCCAGGATTTGTGGAAGAGGGCTTTGCTGATCTACGACATTCAGGGCCCCGAACATGCGGCGGCCGCGCTGCGGGACGTTCTCAAAGTTGCGCCCGATCACCGGGAAGCGAATTTCCGGCTGGGCCTTATTTTGTCCGACGCGGACGATCCGGATTGCGTGCCTCTTTTGGAAAAAGCCATGGCTATCAATCCGTTTTATATTTTTACGTGCTGCGGGAACCTGGTATTTTTTCATGAGAGGCGGGGGGAATACGGGAAGGCCAAGGATTATGACCGGAAGATGGACGAGATGGACTCGGCCATCGCCAAGGCGAGTGATGAACGCCGGTATCAGTCCGGCATGACGATCGAGGCGCACGGCCTGTCCGATGAAAAGGTCGCGTATATCCGCGAGCAGCTCGAAGGATTTCAAGATGATATCGACAGGGCGTATCTGGTGAAAAAGAAAGTGAAAGTTTTCCCGGACCAGCCGTTTGTCATTCTGGCGGTGAAAACGTACTCGCCGTGGTTCCGATACCGGCCCGGCGGGTTCCAGGAACAGGTTGCGCAGCGGCTGGCCGATCAAATCGATTTTGACCTGGATCGCGGCATGGCGATCGTGGTGGTGGAAGACGCGAAATGCCTCGGGGCCGCGCGCAAGATCTCCGGGTCGCTTGTTTTCAGGCGCGGGAAACCAGGGAAAGGATGA
- a CDS encoding trypsin-like peptidase domain-containing protein, producing the protein MKTAMGVFLFVLAAGAVSRADTVILTSGRSVNGVILEKTSDFVKIDYQGVPVTFYSDEVKRVEEGALAGNAETIVSPEAQAPRPSLEETAVVRFPEGGVPPDDSSLDRVYEDNVDATVLVKAVRGNGQYVGSGFVAAPGRVVTNFHVVAGAELIRVEFRDGRSYEAQGVVSYNAVRDYCVLKISSYDPVPIAMGDSDRLTPGEEVVVIGSPEGLRFSSSRGIYSGLTEFCRLKHLQFTAPISAGNSGGPLLNLKGEAVGIVTFKRIGTSGYNYAIPINEVKGSIEGEVKVSVDDFRQTISRAYELFGEAQTAYFAGDLDSAITSAKEAVAADPEYLEALYGLGELYIAANRTEEALEVWARLTQEDPNNVEARVNLAVSQFQKGMWEAAANGFEAALALDPGRVEALDNLGVAYARLKRYDKAVETHQKAVEANRDYAPGHYNLATAYYNTGRYDLAVQHCDRAARLGYPVPGEFLELLKPYR; encoded by the coding sequence ATGAAAACGGCGATGGGGGTCTTTCTTTTTGTCCTGGCCGCGGGGGCTGTGTCCCGGGCGGATACGGTCATCCTCACGTCCGGCCGGAGCGTCAATGGCGTGATCCTTGAAAAGACCTCCGATTTTGTGAAGATCGATTATCAGGGCGTTCCGGTCACGTTTTACAGCGATGAAGTGAAGCGCGTCGAGGAGGGAGCCCTGGCCGGAAACGCGGAAACGATTGTGTCCCCCGAGGCGCAGGCACCGCGGCCCTCCTTGGAGGAAACGGCTGTTGTCCGGTTTCCTGAGGGGGGCGTTCCGCCTGACGATTCGTCGCTGGACCGCGTTTATGAAGACAATGTCGATGCCACCGTGCTTGTGAAAGCTGTCCGGGGCAACGGGCAATATGTGGGCAGCGGATTTGTGGCGGCCCCGGGGCGGGTGGTCACCAATTTTCACGTTGTCGCCGGAGCGGAACTCATCAGGGTGGAATTCCGTGACGGCAGAAGTTACGAGGCGCAAGGAGTTGTGAGTTATAACGCGGTCCGGGATTATTGCGTTTTGAAGATTTCATCCTATGATCCTGTCCCTATCGCTATGGGAGATTCTGACCGGCTGACGCCCGGCGAAGAGGTCGTGGTCATCGGCTCGCCCGAAGGTCTCCGTTTTTCGTCCTCGCGGGGGATTTACAGCGGGCTGACGGAATTCTGCCGGCTGAAGCACCTGCAGTTCACCGCGCCGATTTCCGCCGGCAACAGCGGAGGCCCGCTGTTGAACCTGAAAGGGGAGGCCGTCGGCATCGTGACGTTCAAGCGCATCGGGACGTCGGGTTACAATTATGCCATTCCGATCAATGAGGTCAAGGGCTCGATCGAGGGCGAGGTCAAAGTGAGCGTGGACGATTTCCGGCAGACGATCAGCCGCGCGTATGAATTGTTCGGAGAGGCGCAGACGGCCTATTTTGCGGGCGATCTGGATTCCGCCATCACGTCGGCGAAAGAGGCCGTGGCCGCGGACCCGGAATACCTGGAAGCCCTTTATGGATTGGGAGAGCTCTACATCGCCGCCAACCGGACAGAGGAGGCCCTGGAGGTCTGGGCGCGCCTCACGCAGGAAGACCCCAACAACGTCGAAGCCAGGGTCAACCTGGCGGTCAGCCAATTTCAGAAGGGGATGTGGGAGGCGGCGGCGAACGGGTTTGAGGCCGCCCTGGCGCTGGATCCGGGCCGGGTGGAAGCCCTCGACAATCTGGGCGTGGCGTATGCCCGGCTGAAGCGCTATGACAAGGCCGTTGAAACGCACCAGAAAGCGGTGGAGGCCAACCGGGATTATGCCCCGGGACATTATAATCTGGCCACGGCCTACTACAATACCGGGCGGTACGACCTGGCGGTTCAGCATTGCGACCGGGCCGCCCGGCTGGGATATCCGGTCCCCGGGGAATTTTTGGAACTGCTCAAGCCTTATCGATAG